The sequence TTTATAACCGGTAAATTCAAGGGGCAGAAGATTGACATTCCCAAATCCAATATTCGTCCAACAATGGACAAAGTGAGGGAAGCTGTCTGTTCAATGATAAGAGATAAGATTGCCAATTCTGTTGTTTTAGACCTGTATGCTGGTAGCGGTAGTTTTGGTCTGGAAGCAATTAGCGAAGGAGCAAAAATATGCCACTTTGTTGATAATTCATTTAAAGCTACAAGATGTATAAGAAAAAATCTAAACAAGTTTTGTATAACTGACAATGTGAAGGTTTTTGAAAGTTCAGTTTTAAGTTTTATTAATAGATGTGATTCAAATTATTACGATATTGTTTTTGTTGACCCACCCTATAATGCAAAAGTGATATCAAAAATAGTCAAAGCAATATTAGAAAGAAATATATTGAAGTCAGATGGAGTGATTGTAGCTGAATGTAGAATGGACGAAGATTTATCAAAAATAAAGGATAAAATTATAAAGTCAAAAACTTATGGTGATACAAAGATTCTTCTTATATCTGAATAAATAAATGAATAAAAGTAAAAAGACCGAATTGAAACTATATAATACCTATACAAGAGAAAAAGAGGTTTTTGTTCCCATAAGACCAGATTTAGTAACTCTGTATACCTGCGGATTAACAGTTTATAATTATGCCCATATAGGTAATCTGCGAACATACATTTTTGAGGATGTGTTAAAAAGGGTTCTCTTTTACAATGGATATAAAGTTAAGCATGTTATGAATATCACAGATATTGGTCATCTGACATCAGATGCTGATGAAGGTGAAGACAAAATGGTTCTATCAGCAAAGAAGGAGAAGAAAACTGTTTGGGAAATTGCTGAGTTTTACACCAAAGCTTTTGAAAATGATTTAAAGAAGTTGAATATTATTTTTCCTGATTATCATATTAAAGCATCAGAGCTTATACCTCAAATGATAAAATTAATTCAACGGCTTGAGCAAAAGGGTTACACATATTTTAGGAACGGAAATGTTTATTTTGATATTTCAAAATTTCCTAATTACGGTAAACTTGCAAGACTTAATATGGACAAATTAAGGGCTGGAGCGAGGGTTGCTGTTGATAAATCCAAAAAAAATCCTCTTGATTTTGTCTTGTGGTTTACAAAGTCAAAATTTGAGGACCAAGAGATGAAGTGGGATAGTCCTTGGGGGAAGGGGTATCCTGGTTGGCACATAGAATGCTCAGCAATTTCAATGCATTATCTGGGGGAGCAGTTTGACATTCACTGTGGCGGCATTGACCATATTCCAGTTCATCATACTAATGAGATTGCACAAAGCGAGGCTGCAACAGGCAAAAAATGGGTAAATTATTGGATGCATGGAGAATTTCTTATATTTAATAGAGAGAAAATGAGTAAGTCAAAAGGTGAGTTCTTAACATTAGATTTATTAAATAAGAAAGGGTATTCACCTATGGTATATCGTTATTTCTGCCTTGGTGCTCACTACCGCCAGCAGATTAGCTTTAGTTACGAAGCTCTTGAAACTGCAAAATTTTCTTATAATCGCCTAAGAAACAAAATAATGGAGATAAAATCAAATAAAGAGCAAAGTAAGCCAGATGAAAAATTTGTCAAAACGATAAAGGATGATTTTTTAGAAAGAATAAATGATGATTTGAATATGCCTGAAGCTCTTGCTGTTCTCTGGAAGGTTCTTAGAACAGACAAGATTGGCAATAAAGAAAAATATAACCTTATCGTAGGATTTGACAAGGTTTTTGGATTACTTCTTGAAAGAGTTGAAAAACTTCTCAGTGAGGAGGCAAAACAAAAGGTTGATACAGAATTAGTAGAAAAGTTAGTAAAGGAAAGGGATGAAGCTCGGGCAAGAAAAGATTGGACAAAATCTGATAAAATTAGGGAGAGATTAATTAGAATGGGAATAGAGGTTCGTGACACATCAAAGGGAACAATTTGGAAAGTAAAAGTATAAAGTCGTTAAGGCATATAAGTTTTTTTAAAATTATTTTGTAAAAAAGAATACAAAAAGTTTGACAGTTATTTTTATAATTTACGAAATTGTAAATTCTATAAATTATTTATAGGATTTATATGCCACCATAGCTCAGGGGTAGAGCAGGGGTTTTGTAAACCTCTGGTCGGGGGTTCAAATCCCTCTGGTGGCTCCAGGAAATTTATGTTTGTTTGGGGAATCTAAACAACAGAATTTTTATTAATTTTGGGGAGATACCCTAGTGGTCAAAGGGAGCAGACTGTAAATCTGCCGGCGAAGCCTTCGGAGGTTCAAATCCTTCTCTCCCCACCATTTGCGGGAATAGCTCAGCTGGCCAGAGCATTAGCCTTCCAAGCTAAGGGTCGCGGGTTCGAACCCCGTTTCCCGCTCCAGGCTCATGTAGCTCAGTCGGTAGAGCACCTCCTTGGTAAGGAGGAGGTCACCGGTTCAATCCCGGTCATGAGCTCCAGAAAAAAGTTAAATATCTTAGGAGGATATATGGCTAAAGAGAAATATGTAAGAACCAGGCCGCATGTTAATGTTGGAACCATAGGTCATATTGACCATGGAAAAACAACTTTAACTGCTGCAATGACATTGTGTCTTGAAAAGAAAGGACAAGCAAAGTATGTTACATTTGACCAGATAGATAATGCGCCTGAGGAAAGAAAAAGAGGAATTACTATTGCTACAGCTCATGTGGAATATGAAAGCGATAACAGACACTATGCTCATGTTGATTGTCCTGGACATGCCGACTATATCAAGAATATGATCACTGGCGCAGCACAAATGGATGGTGCAATATTAGTTGTCAGTGCTGCCGATGGCGTTATGCCACAAACAAGAGAACATATTCTTTTGGCAAGACAGGTTGGAGTTCCTTATATTGTTGTATATATGAACAAAGTTGATATGGTGGATGATCCAGAATTGTTAGAACTTGTTGAATTGGAGATTAGAGATTTATTAAATGAGTATGAATTCCCTGGAGATGAAATACCAATAATTCAAGGTAGTGCATTAAAAGCATTGAACTGTGGTTGCGGAAAGCCAGAATGTAAAAATTGTGGGTCAATTGTTAAGCTCATAACAGCTTTAGACGAGTATATCCCATTACCAAAGAGAGATGTTGATAAACCTTTCTTGATGCCAATTGAAGACATTTTCAGTATTCCTGGAAGAGGTACGGTTGCAACTGGCAGAGTTGAACGAGGACAGGTAAAAATTGGAGATAAAGTTGAAAGGGTTGGAATTAAAGAAACCCGTGAGATTGTTGTAACTGGCGTTGAGATGTTTAGAAAGATCCTTGATTCCGGACAAGCTGGAGATAATATTGGTGTGCTTCTGCGCGGTGTAGCAAAGGATGAGGTGGAACGTGGAATGGTTTTAGCAAAACCTAAAAGTATTACCCCACATAAAGTCTTTAAGGGTGAAACTTACATCCTGACAAAAGAAGAAGGTGGAAGACATAAACCATTTTTCAGTGGTTATAGACCTCAGTTCTACTTCAGAACAACAGATGTTACAGGAACATTATCCTTGCCAGAAGGCATTGATATGGTAATGCCAGGCGATAATGTAACAATGTCAGTAGAACTTATTACACCTATCGCTCTTGAAAAAGGTTTGCGCTTTGCTATCCGTGAAGGTGGACACACTGTAGGAGCCGGAGTAGTTGGAGATATTGTTGAGTAGGATTGTCTATGAGAGATATAATAAAGTTGGCTTGTTCCGTGTGTAAATCAAGAAATTATTCAACTACCAAGAACAAAAGAACACATCCTAAAAGAGTTGAATATAAAAAATATTGTCCAATTTGTAGAAAGCGTACTCTACATAAAGAGACAAAATAATCTTTGTAGGCCTGTAGCTTAAATGGTAAAGCAGCGGTCTCCAAAACCGAAGAGTGCGGGTTCAATTCCTGCCGGGCCTGCCATTATTCTATTATATTGAAAAATATGTTTAAAAAAATTGGAAAATTTCTTAGAGAAGTCAGACAAGAATTACACGTTGTTGTCTGGCCCACAAAGCCTGATATTAAAGAAGGAACGACTGTTGTAATCGTATTCTCACTTATTTTAGGTGTGTTTATATGGATTGTTGATAATATATTTAGTCAAATTGTTAGATTTGTACTTTTCAGATGATAAAAAAGCAGTGGTATGTACTACATACTTATGTAAGCAGGGAAAAACAGGTTAAAGAAGCTCTTGAAAAGCTTTTAGAAGATAGTAATCTAAAAGATTATTTTGGTCAGATTATTATTTCTTCTCATAAAACCTTTGTTATCAGAAAAGGTAAGAGGTTAGTGAGAGAAAGAAAGATATTTCCAAATTATCTTCTTATAGAAATGGCTATGACTCCAGAAACTTATAATTTCGTGTTGCGAATTCCCGGAGCAACTAAATTTCTTGGAAGTGGAAAAACACCTAAACCCCTTCCTGAGATTGAAATAAACCGTATTTTAGGCATTAAGCAGGATAAAAGTGAGCTTTCAAAAATTATGAGCTTTATTATTGGTGGGCGTATCAAAATTGTTGATGGACCTTTTAATGATTTTGAAGGCACGGTTGAAAGAATTATTGAAGATAAAGAGAAGTTAGTAGTTAATGTCACTGTGTTTGGACGAATTACACCTGTAGAGGTGAGTTTCAATCAAGTAGAAAAGCTTGATTAAAGGAAAGAAAGATGGCAAAAAAGATCTTGGCTAAGGTAAAATTACAACTCCCTGCTGGACAAGCAACTCCAGCTCCACCAGTTGGCCCAGCTTTAGGACAACATGGAGTTAATATTGGAGATTTTTGTAAGCAATTTAATGAGAAAACTAAAAATGATATTGGAATGATTATTCCCGCTGAAATTAAAATTTATAAAGATAGATCTTTTAGTTTTATCTTAAAAACACCACCGGCTGCTATATTAATTAAAAAAGAGGTTGGTCTAGCAAAAGGTTCACCAATACCTAATCGCGACAAAGTTGGCACAATTACAAAGGAACAGCTTGAGAGGATTGCAAAGACCAAAATGAAAGACCTGAATGCAGCCAATCTTGAAGCTGCGACCAGAATGATTGCTGGAACCGCAAGAAGCCTGGGTGTTACGATAAAAGAGCAATAGATAGCAGGAGACTTTCTAATGAGACATGGCAAAAGATATTTGGAAACAGCAAAAAAGATTGAGAAAGACAAAAGTTATTCTTTAAATGAAGCCATTGAATTGCTTACACATTTACCTAACTCAAAATTTAATGAAACAGTAGAATTGCATTTAAGATTAGGTGTGGATCCGAAAAAAGCTAATCAAATGGTTAGAGGAACTGTTGTTCTTCCAGGTGGTACCGGCAAACAAATAAAGGTTTTGGTCTTTGCTGATGGCGATAAAGCTGAAGAAGCTAAGAATGCAGGGGCTAATTATGTTGGAATGGATGACCTTGCTGAAAAAATCCAAAAGGGATGGACTGATTTTGATGTTGCAATTGCAACTCCTAATTTAATGCGGAAAGTTGGAAAATTAGCAAGAATTTTAGGTCCTAGAAGACTTATGCCAAATCCAAAAACAGGAACAATTACTATGAATGTTGAACAAGCTGTTAAAGAATCCAAAGCAGGAAAGGTTGAATACAGAATAGATAAGTTTTCTAATATCCATGTGCCTGTCGGTAAAATTTCTTTTGAAAAAGAGAAAATTTATCATAATATTTTGACTTTAATGAAAGCAATTTTGAGAGATAGACCACCAGCAGCAAAGGGAAAATATATCAGAAGTATGACTTTGTGCTCTTCTATGAGTCCTGGAATCAAGATTGATTCAGTTTCTTTTCTAAAAGAGATGCAAACAAAGTAGGTGATTTTATGAAAAAGAAATCAGTTAATCCACTGAATATTGAAAGAGTAAGAAAAATAAAAGACAATCTTGAAAATGCCAAATCAATAATTCTTGTTGATTATAAAGGGCTTACAGTAAAAGAAGATACAGAGTTGAGAAGAAAGTTCCGAAAGAATAATGTTAATTATTTTGTTTGTAAAAATACCTTACTGAGGCTTGCAACTCGTGATCTGAAAATCAAAGGTGTGGATGAATATCTCTCTGGTCCAATAGCTGTTACTGTTTCAAAAGATGACGAAGTAATCCCTGCTAAGGTAATAGCTGGTTTTGCAAAAGAACTGTCAGAGGGAAGAAATTTACCTAAATTTAAAGTTGGAATTATTGATAGTAAGTTAATGAATATTGAAGACTTAAATAAAATTGTTACTTTGCCTTTAAAACAAGAACTTTTAGCAAAATTATTAGGAGGATTAAATTCGCCGATTTCAGGACTGGTTTGTACACTTAATAGTATCTTACAAAAGTTAGTTATTGTTTTAAACGAAATAAAGAATAAGAAACAATAATTAAATATTTATTTATTAATATTATCTCTAATTAAAAATTATTATAACTTTGACTCAATAAACTAATAGTAATGAAGAAATACATTTAATATGATAGGAGGATAGATGCCAGAAAGCAATGCAAAAGATAAGATAATTGAGCTTATTAAGAAGCTCAATGTTATGGAGTTAGCAGAATTAGTTAAATCATTAGAAGAGGAATTTGGTGTAACTGCCGCAGCACCAGTTACCATTGCTGCTGGAGCTGCAACTACAGAAGCAGCAAAACCGGCAGAAGAGAAGACTGAATTTGATGTAATACTTTCCTCAGCAGGAGCCAAGAAGATTCAAGTAATAAAAGTAGTTCGCCAGATTACAAAACTTGGATTAAAGGAATCTAAAGCTTTGGTTGATGAAGCACCCAAGCCAATCGTTCAAGGCGTTTCAAAAGATGAAGCTGAAAAGGTTAAAGAGAAGATAGAAGCTGAGGGTGGCTCAGTTGAAATAAAATAATTCATTGTTTAAAATAAACATTATAATCTTTTATGATTTACCTTAATTTCGGTATATTTTAATAACTAAATAGCAAGATAATTTCTTGGATTAAAGATTATAGGGAGAAGATTTGAAGGAAAGAAAATCCTTTTCTAAAATTAAGAAGAGTTTACATGGGTTTAAACTTCCCAGGATTGAGATTCCCAACCTTTTAGCTATGCAGAAAGGTTCTTATGCGCGATTCCTACAAAAGGAAGTTAATCCAACAAAGCGGAAAAATATTGGATTACAAAAGGTATTTAGTGAGAATTTCCCGATTGAAGACCCTCAAAACCAATATCTTCTTGAATTTATAAGCTATTCTATACTTAGAGAAAAGTACACTCCTGACGAGTGTATTGCTCGTAATCTTACTTATCAAGCTCCATTAAAAGTAAAATTCCGTCTTACTGTTTTTGAAAAAACCATTGAAGGTGAATCAAAAAGGATTAAGAATGTGATTGAACAAGACTTATTCCTCGGTGAGATTCCAATAATTACTAACAGAGGAACTTTTATCATTAATGGTGAAGAGAAAGTAATTATAAGTCAATTGCATCGGTCCCCAGGAATTGTTTTTACAAGTGAAACTCACGGTAGTGGAAAAGAACTTTTCAATGCTAAGGTAATTCCTGTAAAAGGCTCATGGTTTCAATTTGTGACAGATACAAAAGATGTTATCTCTGCTCTTATTGATAAAAGGCATAAAGTCCCTGTGACTACAATCCTTCGTTGTGTTGGACTTTCTGATAATAATACAATTCGTGCTACATTTTATAGAAGTGAAAAAATTGATATTACTAAGGACGATTTTAGTGATCGTTTTTTGTTTGAAGACATTATAGATAAAAAAAGTGGTGAAGTTCTGGCAGAAGGTGGAAATCTTATCACTGAATTGATA comes from Candidatus Cloacimonadota bacterium and encodes:
- the rsmD gene encoding 16S rRNA (guanine(966)-N(2))-methyltransferase RsmD, with protein sequence MHFITGKFKGQKIDIPKSNIRPTMDKVREAVCSMIRDKIANSVVLDLYAGSGSFGLEAISEGAKICHFVDNSFKATRCIRKNLNKFCITDNVKVFESSVLSFINRCDSNYYDIVFVDPPYNAKVISKIVKAILERNILKSDGVIVAECRMDEDLSKIKDKIIKSKTYGDTKILLISE
- the cysS gene encoding cysteine--tRNA ligase; this translates as MNKSKKTELKLYNTYTREKEVFVPIRPDLVTLYTCGLTVYNYAHIGNLRTYIFEDVLKRVLFYNGYKVKHVMNITDIGHLTSDADEGEDKMVLSAKKEKKTVWEIAEFYTKAFENDLKKLNIIFPDYHIKASELIPQMIKLIQRLEQKGYTYFRNGNVYFDISKFPNYGKLARLNMDKLRAGARVAVDKSKKNPLDFVLWFTKSKFEDQEMKWDSPWGKGYPGWHIECSAISMHYLGEQFDIHCGGIDHIPVHHTNEIAQSEAATGKKWVNYWMHGEFLIFNREKMSKSKGEFLTLDLLNKKGYSPMVYRYFCLGAHYRQQISFSYEALETAKFSYNRLRNKIMEIKSNKEQSKPDEKFVKTIKDDFLERINDDLNMPEALAVLWKVLRTDKIGNKEKYNLIVGFDKVFGLLLERVEKLLSEEAKQKVDTELVEKLVKERDEARARKDWTKSDKIRERLIRMGIEVRDTSKGTIWKVKV
- the tuf gene encoding elongation factor Tu; amino-acid sequence: MAKEKYVRTRPHVNVGTIGHIDHGKTTLTAAMTLCLEKKGQAKYVTFDQIDNAPEERKRGITIATAHVEYESDNRHYAHVDCPGHADYIKNMITGAAQMDGAILVVSAADGVMPQTREHILLARQVGVPYIVVYMNKVDMVDDPELLELVELEIRDLLNEYEFPGDEIPIIQGSALKALNCGCGKPECKNCGSIVKLITALDEYIPLPKRDVDKPFLMPIEDIFSIPGRGTVATGRVERGQVKIGDKVERVGIKETREIVVTGVEMFRKILDSGQAGDNIGVLLRGVAKDEVERGMVLAKPKSITPHKVFKGETYILTKEEGGRHKPFFSGYRPQFYFRTTDVTGTLSLPEGIDMVMPGDNVTMSVELITPIALEKGLRFAIREGGHTVGAGVVGDIVE
- the rpmG gene encoding 50S ribosomal protein L33; this translates as MRDIIKLACSVCKSRNYSTTKNKRTHPKRVEYKKYCPICRKRTLHKETK
- the secE gene encoding preprotein translocase subunit SecE, whose amino-acid sequence is MFKKIGKFLREVRQELHVVVWPTKPDIKEGTTVVIVFSLILGVFIWIVDNIFSQIVRFVLFR
- the nusG gene encoding transcription termination/antitermination protein NusG, producing MIKKQWYVLHTYVSREKQVKEALEKLLEDSNLKDYFGQIIISSHKTFVIRKGKRLVRERKIFPNYLLIEMAMTPETYNFVLRIPGATKFLGSGKTPKPLPEIEINRILGIKQDKSELSKIMSFIIGGRIKIVDGPFNDFEGTVERIIEDKEKLVVNVTVFGRITPVEVSFNQVEKLD
- the rplK gene encoding 50S ribosomal protein L11, whose translation is MAKKILAKVKLQLPAGQATPAPPVGPALGQHGVNIGDFCKQFNEKTKNDIGMIIPAEIKIYKDRSFSFILKTPPAAILIKKEVGLAKGSPIPNRDKVGTITKEQLERIAKTKMKDLNAANLEAATRMIAGTARSLGVTIKEQ
- the rplA gene encoding 50S ribosomal protein L1, with translation MRHGKRYLETAKKIEKDKSYSLNEAIELLTHLPNSKFNETVELHLRLGVDPKKANQMVRGTVVLPGGTGKQIKVLVFADGDKAEEAKNAGANYVGMDDLAEKIQKGWTDFDVAIATPNLMRKVGKLARILGPRRLMPNPKTGTITMNVEQAVKESKAGKVEYRIDKFSNIHVPVGKISFEKEKIYHNILTLMKAILRDRPPAAKGKYIRSMTLCSSMSPGIKIDSVSFLKEMQTK
- the rplJ gene encoding 50S ribosomal protein L10 encodes the protein MKKKSVNPLNIERVRKIKDNLENAKSIILVDYKGLTVKEDTELRRKFRKNNVNYFVCKNTLLRLATRDLKIKGVDEYLSGPIAVTVSKDDEVIPAKVIAGFAKELSEGRNLPKFKVGIIDSKLMNIEDLNKIVTLPLKQELLAKLLGGLNSPISGLVCTLNSILQKLVIVLNEIKNKKQ
- the rplL gene encoding 50S ribosomal protein L7/L12 — encoded protein: MPESNAKDKIIELIKKLNVMELAELVKSLEEEFGVTAAAPVTIAAGAATTEAAKPAEEKTEFDVILSSAGAKKIQVIKVVRQITKLGLKESKALVDEAPKPIVQGVSKDEAEKVKEKIEAEGGSVEIK